Proteins from one Pygocentrus nattereri isolate fPygNat1 chromosome 16, fPygNat1.pri, whole genome shotgun sequence genomic window:
- the LOC108415283 gene encoding proteinase-activated receptor 2-like — protein MKYYENPAPDNSSSEDYPWPYPPESSTKFTFAGFPVHSETDQGVNIADISKMVLNSSLTTVFLPLVYIFIFIVGLPTNAMALWVFLFRTKKKHPASILMANLALADLLFIVWLPLKITYHFNGNDWTFGEPLCKVLVGFFYGNMYCSAIFIACISVQRYWTVAHPLSRKPNSRVTVCVCVCVWIVVWVLTVPLYLYDQTVKVSNLDITTCHDVTRRNETHIPVGYFLTMGTVGYVVPSVVCIVSYLLTFLSLRRSITESGGSKKKRKAIVLMVTVLVMFLVCFTPSNIMLMVHYSLLAADLQNNVYGVYMVALCLGSLNSCLDPFVYYYISEEFRDHVKNSLICRSERTSKQMKVSFRPVSDSTDTPTPSTCTSSVDQQHESFQNMTSD, from the coding sequence AAAGTAGCACTAAGTTTACCTTTGCTGGATTTCCTGTGCACAGCGAGACTGACCAGGGTGTGAACATCGCTGACATTTCAAAAATGGTCCTGAACAGCAGCCTCACCACAGTCTTCCTCCCTCTCGTTtacatcttcatcttcattgtGGGGTTGCCCACCAACGCCATGGCCCTCTGGGTGTTCCTCTTCAGGACCAAGAAGAAGCATCCAGCGTCCATCCTAATGGCCAATCTAGCGCTGGCTGACCTGCTCTTCATCGTGTGGCTCCCACTGAAGATCACCTACCACTTCAACGGCAATGACTGGACCTTCGGGGAGCCGCTGTGTAAAGTCCTAGTGGGGTTTTTCTACGGGAATATGTACTGCTCCGCTATCTTCATAGCCTGCATCAGCGTCCAGCGCTACTGGACAGTAGCTCACCCACTTTCGCGGAAACCAAACAGCCgtgtaacagtgtgtgtgtgtgtttgtgtgtggattGTAGTCTGGGTCCTCACTGTACCGCTATACCTGTATGACCAGACCGTTAAAGTCAGTAATCTCGATATAACCACCTGCCATGATGTCACTCGCCGCAATGAAACACACATCCCTGTTGGGTATTTCCTGACCATGGGCACTGTGGGATATGTAGTTCCCAGTGTGGTCTGCATAGTGTCCTACCTGCTGACCTTCCTCTCCCTCAGGAGGTCCATAACCGAAAGTGGCGGCAGTAAGAAGAAAAGGAAGGCTATAGTCCTCATGGTTACTGTGCTGGTGATGTTCCTGGTCTGCTTCACTCCCAGTAACATCATGCTGATGGTCCATTACTCTCTGCTGGCTGCAGATCTTCAGAACAATGTCTATGGGGTCTACATGGTTGCTCTGTGTCTGGGCAGCCTGAACAGCTGCCTGGACCCATTCGTGTATTATTATATCTCAGAGGAGTTCAGAGATCATGTGAAGAACTCGCTGATTTGCCGCAGTGAACGTACATCCAAACAGATGAAGGTTTCCTTCAGACCTGTCAGTGACTCCACAGATACCCCAACACCTTCAACTTGCACATCTTCAGTGGATCAACAGCATGAGAGTTTTCAGAATATGACATCTGATTAG